In a single window of the Oxyura jamaicensis isolate SHBP4307 breed ruddy duck chromosome 5 unlocalized genomic scaffold, BPBGC_Ojam_1.0 oxy5_random_OJ106499, whole genome shotgun sequence genome:
- the LOC118157370 gene encoding smoothelin-like protein 1: protein GAGKGGGGEAKGGEGGGGEATVGAPRDSGGEPKGAEDGGGEAKAEAAKGAGGEAEGGTAQGAGAEAKATEAARDGGEVEAEKGAGSEAGPTKDAKGAEAAGGTADGEAAAEAAEEPPAAQAAGGEAEAEAKAEPAAAGGPQGRQEPTWLQDEEDELWPEFPPCSPTTEGATSPTSPLSPTSPVSPTSPLSPVSPTSPTAGAEGSGGSERGASPGGARDRAPPRVVAVGRPRASAKAQGRSAILEKFGGAAKGPAPHLKRPGGAGSVKAMLLEWCRARTRGYQQNVDIQNFSGSWGSGLAFCALIHSFFPDAFDYSGLEPHDRRHNFALAFATAEARADCAPLLDVEDMLRLAVPDAKCIYTYVQELYRSLVAKGLVKTKKR, encoded by the exons ggggctggaaaggggggtgggggggaggccAAGGGAGGAGAGGGCGGGGGGGGTGAGGCCACGGTGGGGGCACCAAGGGACAGCGGGGGTGAGCCCAAGGGAGCAGAAGATGGCGGGGGTGAGGCCAAGGCGGAGGCAGCGAAGGGCGCCGGGGGTGAGGCTGAGGGGGGGACAGCACAGGGCGCTGGGGCTGAGGCCAAGGCGACGGAGGCTGCTAGGGACGGGGGCGAGGTGGAGGCTGAGAAAGGAGCCGGGAGCGAGGCCGGGCCAACGAAGGATGCCAAGGGAGCGGAGGCTGCCGGGGGCACGGCCGATGGGGAGGCAGCGGCAGAGGCGGCGGAggagcctccagcagcacaggctgccgGGGGCGAGGCCGAGGCAGAGGC GAAGGCTGAGCCGGCGGCAGCAGGCGGCCCCCAGGGCCGGCAG GAGCCCACCTGGCTGCAGGACGAGGAGGACGAGCTGTGGCCCGAGTTCCCCCCGTGCTCACCCACCACGGAGGGGGCCAccagccccacgtccccccTCTCTCCCACATCTCCCGTGTCTCCTACGTCCCCCCTGTCCCCTGTGTCCCCCACA TCCCCCACAGCTGGTGCTGAGGGCTCAGGAGGCAGCGAGAG AGGTGCGTCCCCAGGGGGGGCACGGGACCGGGCGCCCCCCAGGGTGGTGGCCGTGGGGCGGCCACGGGCGAGTGCCAAGGCGCAGGGGCGCAGCGCCATCCTGGAGAAGTTTGGAGG GGCAGCCAagggcccggccccgcacctGAAGCGCCCGGGGGGCGCCGGCTCGGTGAAGGCCATGCTGCTGGAGTGGTGCCGCGCCAGGACCCGCGGCTACCAG CAGAACGTGGACATCCAGAACTTCtcggggagctggggcagcggCCTGGCCTTCTGCGCCCTCATCCACAGCTTCTTCCCTGACGCCTTCGACTACAGCGGCCTGGAGCCCCACGACCGCCGGCACAACTTCGCCCTGGCCTTCGCCACCGCAGA GGCTCGGGCCGACTGCGCCCCGCTGCTGGACGTGGAGGACATGCTGCGGCTGGCGGTGCCCGACGCCAAGTGCATCTACACCTACGTGCAGGAGCTGTACCGCAGCCTGGTGGCCAAGGGGCTGGTGAAGACCAAGAAGCGCTGA
- the LOC118157369 gene encoding ubiquitin-conjugating enzyme E2-18 kDa-like — protein MPVLVGVGVGGCRGVSGGAGGCSARRFPVPGGVSGSRCLGVPGGVSGSRGVPGGAGGCRLPVSFPRRGVYRGEPAPYLVPPPPRRSWRRLGSGRGSAICSCWGATCCAGGGCCCPTTPPYNTGAFRFELTFSPHHPLAPPRARLLTSIYHPGVDEDGHVCQPLTSHDHWQATTRAVHVLQDLLLLLDSPDTERGMRQQLVRELSEQPEIFWRRAEEHTRRHAEPRPEPPGS, from the exons ATGCCGGTGCTGGTGGGTGTTGGTGTCGGGGGGTGCCGAGGAGTGTCGGGGGGTGCCGGTGggtgcagtgccaggaggtTCCCAGTGCCGGGGGGTGTCAGTGGGTCCCGGTGCCTTGGGGTGCCGGGGGGTGTCAGTGGGTcccggggggtcccggggggtgCCGGTGGGTGCCGACTTCCAGTTTCGTTTCCCCGACGGGGCGTGTACCGGGGTGAGCCCGCCCCTTAtctcgtccccccccccccccgcaggagctggaggaggctcGGCAGTGGAAGGGGGTCCGCgatctgcagctgctggggggcgACGTGCTGCgctggggggggctgctgctgccc AACAACCCCCCCCTACAACACGGGCGCCTTCCGCTTCGAGCTGACCTTCTCCCCACACCACCCGCTGGCCCCCCCCCGTGCCAGGCTCCTGACCAGCATCTACCACCCCGGCGTGGACGAGGACGGCCACGTCTGCCAGCCCCTCACCTCCCATGACCACTGGCAGGCCACCACCCGCGCCGTCCACG TGCtgcaggacctgctgctgctgctggacagcCCTGACACGGAGCGGGGGATGCGCCAGCAGCTGGTCCGCGAGCTGAGCGAGCAGCCCGAAATCTTCTGGCGACGTGCAGAGGAACACACCCGCCGCCACGCGGAGCCGCGGCCCGAGCCTCCCGGGTCCTGA
- the LOC118157367 gene encoding LOW QUALITY PROTEIN: plasma protease C1 inhibitor-like (The sequence of the model RefSeq protein was modified relative to this genomic sequence to represent the inferred CDS: deleted 1 base in 1 codon) yields MATVKFCLPLLWVVATATAAVTPVPMPEASSSTMSLVTMQPAQRVSPRPTPGPLGDVGTPSPPAPSPEEPVLHITLENKEPPGTQEPEAAPEEPGTTTSGSTAGPAPGTTEGPPGTPSTSAPPCPGDEDPPEACGAPTGAQRAAVAEALGTFAVRFYRHMAETAEPSANLLFSPLNVALGLSHLLLGARGETQERLAAVLGYPPGLECVHGALQQLAAVPGLLSASQIFHDPDLSLRPRFLNESLRFYEALPQVLSGNESLDLQRINAWVRQATRGRLPQLLAQLPQEPRLVLLSAVHFQARWQMPFKDKQTVPLPFLRPGLPPVPVPTMTSKKYPVASFTDSRLQVQVGRLDLSEGLSLVVLVPRGAPEALGAVERALDPPTFLALLRRAAGTPTRATAIALPRMHLDLTLDVVALVHDMDYGLFLDAELCGLARGPAVAVDAAQHRAVLALDEAGVEAAGAMATSVARTALLLEALQPFLFVIWDHAGAVPLFMGRLSDPQP; encoded by the exons ATGGCCACCGTGAAGTtctgcctgcccctgctgtgGGTGGTGGCCACAGCCACAGCCGCTGTCACCCCG GTCCCCATGCCGGAGGCTTCTTCCAGCACGATGAGCCTGGTCACAATGCAGCCGGCACAGAGGGTGTCCCCACGTCCTACCCCAGGCCCActgggggacgtggggacgcCGTCCCCGCCTGCACCCAGCCCCGAGGAGCCCGTCCTGCACATCACCCTCGAGAACAAGGAGCCCCCAGGCACCCAGGAGCCGGAGGCAGCACCCGAGGAGCCCGGGACCACCACCAGCGGGAGCACAGCAGGACCTGCGCCTGGTACCACCGAGGGTCCCCCCGGCACCCCGAGCACAAGCGCTCCACCGTGCCCCGGCGACGAGGAC CCCCCCGAGGCCTGCGGGGCACCCACGGGGGCACAGAGGGCGGCGGTGGCCGAGGCCCTGGGCACCTTCGCCGTGCGTTTCTACCGGCACATGGCGGAGACGGCCGAGCCCAGCGCCAACCTGCTCTTCTCCCCCCTCAACGTGGCCCTGGGGCTCTCTCACCTCTTGCTGG GTGCCCGGGGTGAGACCCAGGAGCGCCTGGCCGCTGTCTTGGGCTACCCGCCGGGGCTGGAGTGCGTGCAcggtgccctgcagcagctggccgCCGTGCCCGGGTTGCTGTCCGCCTCGCAGATCTTCCACGACCCAG ACCTGTCCCTGCGGCCCCGCTTCTTGAACGAGTCGCTGCGCTTCTACGAGGCCCTGCCGCAGGTGCTGAGCGGCAACGAGAGCCTGGACCTGCAGCGCATCAACGCCTGGGTGCGCCAGGCCACCCGTGGGcgcctgccccagctgctggcccAGCTGCCCCAAGAGCCGCGCCTGGTGCTGCTCAGCGCCGTCCACTTCCAGG CCCGGTGGCAGATGCCGTTCAAGGACAAGCAGACGGTGCCGCTGCCCTTCCTGCGCCCCGGGCTCCCGCCCGTGCCCGTGCCCACCATGACCAGCAAGAAGTACCCCGTGGCCTCCTTCACCGACTCCCGCCTGCAGGTCCAG GTGGGGCGGCTGGACCTGAGCGAGGGGCTGagcctggtggtgctggtgccGCGGGGAGCCCCGGAGGCGCTGGGGGCGGTGGAGCGGGCGCTGGACCCCCCGACCTTCCTGGCGCTGCTGCGGAGGGCGGCCGGCACCCCAACGCGCGCCACCGCCATCGCCCTGCCCCGCATGCACCTCGACCTCACCCTGGACGTGGTGGCCCTGGTCCACGACATGG ACTACGGGCTGTTCCTGGACGCGGAGCTGTGTGGGCTGGCACGGGGCCCAGCGGTGGCGGTGGACGCGGCGCAGCACCGGGCCGTGCTGGCGCTGGACGAGGCCGGCGTGGAGGCGGCGGGCGCCATGGCCACCTCGGTGGCCCGCacggccctgctgctggaggctctgCAGCCCTTCCTCTTCGTGATCTGGGACCACGCCGGCGCCGTCCCCCTCTTCATGGGGCGCCTCAGCGACCCCCAGCCCTGA
- the LOC118157364 gene encoding LOW QUALITY PROTEIN: formin-like protein 5 (The sequence of the model RefSeq protein was modified relative to this genomic sequence to represent the inferred CDS: deleted 1 base in 1 codon), which yields MAPPHPPTGALLGPRDAPEVMSLESAGRGVAMAAARGILAPSPSPSPPPFSLPVPAPGTATPGTATPGTAGTAAGGRPPPYFQPLLPWGGPGAGGKTALSTLLRCFPCERLCGGCTVPPAPPRPPGALPPSVPPPPSRRHLPPAACLPPRTFHSYLPRSHRTYSCVHCRAHLARHEELISKSFQGSHGRAYLFNSVVNVGCGPAEQRLLLTGLHSVADIFCESCKTPLGWKYEQAFESSQKYKEGKFIIETSHMVKENGWD from the exons ATGGCGCCCCCCCACCCGCCTACCGGCGCCCTGCTGGGGCCGCGGGACGCGCCGGAAGTGATGTCACTAGAATCCGCCGGGAGGGGCGTTGCCATGGCAGCCGCGCGGGGCATCCTGG ccccctctccatccccatcccctccccccttctccctcccgGTGCCGGCACCGGGGACGGCGACACCGGGGACAGCGACaccggggacagcggggacagcGGCAGGCG GTCGCCCCCCCCCCTATTTCCAGCCCCTTCTCCCCTGGGGGGGCCCCGGCGCGGGAGGAAAGACGGCTCTCAGCACCCTGCTGCGCTGCTTCCCCTGCGAGCGGCTCTGCGGGGGGTGCACGgtgccccccgcgcccccccggccccccggggcCCTGCCACCCTCGGTGCCACCGCCGCCGTCCCGCCGCCACCTGCCCCCCGCCGCCTGCCTGCCCCCACGGACCTTCCACAGCTACCTGCCCCGCTCGCACCGCACCTACAGCTGCGTCCACTGCCGGGCACACCTGGCCAGGCACGAGGAGCTCATCTCCAAG TCCTTCCAGGGCAGCCATGGCCGTGCCTACCTCTTCAACTCCGT GGTTAACGTGGGCTGCGGCCCGGCCGAGCAGCGGCTGCTGCTCACCGGGCTGCACTCGGTGGCCGACATCTTCTGCGAGAGCTGCAAAACC CCCCTGGGCTGGAAATAC GAGCAGGCCTTCGAGAGCAGCCAGAAGTACAAGGAGGGGAAGTTCATCATCGAGACGTCGCACATGGTGAAGGAGAACGGCTGGGACTGA
- the LOC118157368 gene encoding polyribonucleotide 5'-hydroxyl-kinase Clp1 yields MAEEGGEEKKQVAKFELERETELRFEVEASQTVQMELLTGMAEVFGTELTRNKKFTFDAGAKVAVFTWHGCTVQLSGRTEVAYVSKDTPMLLYLNTHTALEQMRRQAEREDERGPRVMVVGPTDVGKSTVCRLLLNYAVRLGRRPTFVELDVGQGSVSIPGTMGALYIERPADVEEGFSLQAPLVYHFGSTTPGTNIKLYNKITSRLADVFNQRCEVNRRASVSGCVINTCGWVKGSGYQALVHAASAFEVDVVVVLDQERLYNELKRDLPHFVRTVLLPKSGGVVERSKDFRRECRDDRIREYFYGFRGCFYPHAFDVKFSDVKIYKVGAPTIPDSCLPLGMSQEDNQLKLVPVTPGRDMVHHLLSVSMADSADDNISETSVAGFIVVTGVDLERQVFTVLSPAPRPLPKNFLLIMDIRFMDLK; encoded by the exons ATGGCGGAGGAGGGCGGCGAGGAGAAGAAGCAGGTGGCCAAGTTCGAGCTGGAGCGCGAGACGGAGCTGCGCTTCGAGGTGGAGGCCTCGCAGACGGTGCAGATGGAGCTGCTCACCGGCATGGCCGAGGTGTTCGGCACCGAGCTGACCCGCAACAAGAAGTTCACCTTCGACGCCGGCGCCAAGGTGGCCGTCTTCACCTGGCACGGCTGCACTGTGCAGCTCAGCGGGCGCACCGAGGTGGCCTACGTGTCCAAGGACACCCCCATGCTGCTCTACCTCAACACGCACACGGCCCTGGAGCAGATGCGCCGGCAGGCGGAGCGCGAGGACGAGCGGGGGCCGCGCGTCATGGTGGTGGGCCCCACCGACGTGGGCAAGTCCACCGTGTGCCGCCTGCTGCTCAACTACGCCGTGCGCCTGGGGCGCCGGCCCACCTTCGTGGAGCTGGACGTGGGCCAGGGCTCCGTCTCCATCCCCGGCACCATGGGCGCCCTCTACATCGAGCGGCCAGCCGACGTGGAGGAGGGCTTTTCGCTGCAGGCCCCGCTGGTCTACCACTTCGGCTCCACCACGCCCGGCACCAACATCAAGCTCTACAACAAG ATCACATCCCGGCTGGCCGACGTCTTCAACCAGCGGTGCGAGGTGAACCGCCGCGCCTCGGTGAGCGGCTGCGTCATCAACACGTGCGGTTGGGTGAAGGGCTCGGGCTACCAGGCGCTGGTGCACGCCGCTTCCGCCTTCGAGGTGGacgtggtggtggtgctggacCAGGAGCGGCTCTACAACGAGCTCAAGAGGGACCTGCCCCACTTCGTGCGCACCGTGCTGCTCCCCAAGTCGGGCGGTGTGGTGGAGCGCTCCAAGGACTTCCGCCGCGAGTGCAGGGACGACCGCATCCGGGAGTACTTCTACGGCTTCCGGGGCTGCTTCTACCCCCACGCGTTCGACGTCAAGTTCTCCGACGTGAAGATCTACAAGGTGGGGGCTCCCACCATCCCGGACTCCTGCCTGCCGCTGGGGATGTCGCAGGAGGACAACCAGCTGAAGCTGGTGCCGGTGACGCCGGGCAGGGACATGGTGCACCACCTGCTGAGCGTCAGCATGGCCGACAGCGCCGATGACAACATCTCGGAGACCAGCGTGGCCGGCTTCATCGTGGTCACCGGCGTCGACCTGGAGCGCCAGGTCTTCACCGTGCTCTCGCCCGCGCCTCGCCCCCTGCCCAAGAACTTCCTCCTCATCATGGACATCCGCTTCATGGACCTCAAGTAG